A stretch of the Rosa rugosa chromosome 5, drRosRugo1.1, whole genome shotgun sequence genome encodes the following:
- the LOC133710923 gene encoding tRNA nucleotidyltransferase cca2-like isoform X4, which produces MVQLQFHSFISQFCFWVSQVSPSMAFLFSHRALLLQKVLPFHPFPQGARLKATYSLGFPFRLPPKSYTTRQKGTLQGTRLSGSEGATMVMSTPTVHVRDTIELDETEEKIFERLLGTLDHYGLKTELRVAGGWVRDKLLGKECKDIDIALEDMMGSKFVEKVRDYLLSVGEEVQGIAIIPSNPDQSKHLETARMRILNVWVDFVNLRCEEYSDDSRIPTMQKYGTPEQDALRRDLTINSLFYNINTKSIEDWTNRGVEDLKCGKIASPLPPKDTFMEDPLRVLRAIRFGARFGFILDEQLKEAAACDEVKAALSAKISRERIGAEIDLMMSGNQPAQAMTYICDLKLFWVVFSLHPQCEPSEGCDSDCVAYLDCTWNLIQLVGHSTFNDEQRRLSFYAAMFLPLRKTMYKDRKAKDVPVVNYIFRDSLKQRVSDAETVINLHNALEKFLSLLPHFVPNEDVKLAEVDLGREYVDVPLTSKESKLRVLTGLDKVWDVKPLLNGKEIMDALQLKSGGPLVSKWQRKLLAWQLAHPLGTAEECLKWLKETHSSSTRSAGDMEELNGPNNKKSKTEDCD; this is translated from the exons ATGgttcaactccaatttcactctTTCATTTCTCAATTCTGCTTCTGGGTTTCTCAAGTTTCGCCGTCCATGGCCTTTTTGTTTTCACACAGGGCTCTGCTACTTCAGAAAGTGCTTCCCTTCCACCCATTTCCTCAG GGAGCAAGGTTGAAAGCTACATATTCTTTAGGATTTCCTTTTCGACTCCCTCCGAAATCGTATACAACAAGGCAGAAGGGGACTCTGCAAGGAACCCGATTATCGGGCTCAGAAGGAGCAACGATGGTGATGTCTACGCCAACCGTACATGTGAGAGATACCATTGAACTTGACGAAACTGAAGAGAAGATCTTCGAGAGGCTGCTTGGAACGCTCGACCATTATGGACTTAAGACTGAGCTTCGTGTCGCAGGTGGATGGGTCCGTGATAAG CTTCTGGGAAAAGAGTGCAAGGACATTGACATTGCTTTGGAAGATATGATGGGCAGCAAGTTTGTTGAGAAGGTGAGAGACTACTTGTTGTCTGTGGGGGAAGAGGTTCAAGGAATCGCTATCATTCCAAG TAATCCCGATCAATCAAAACATTTGGAAACGGCGAGGATGCGCATCTTAAATGTATGGGTTGATTTTGTGAACTTACGTTGTGAAGAGTACAGTGATGATAGCCGCATTCCCACTATG CAAAAGTATGGCACACCAGAACAGGATGCACTGAGAAGGGATCTAACTATTAACAG CTTATTTTACAATATCAATACCAAATCCATTGAAGATTGGACTAATAGAG gAGTTGAAGATCTAAAATGTGGGAAAATTGCTAGTCCTTTACCACCAAAGGATACATTTATGGAGGATCCGCTACGAGTTCTTCGAGCTATCCGTTTTG GTGCAAGGTTCGGATTCATACTCGATGAACAACTAAAGGAAGCTGCTGCCTGTGATGAAGTGAAAGCTGCTCTATCAGCTAAAATAAGCAGAGAGCGAATTGGAGCTGAA ATTGATCTGATGATGTCCGGAAACCAACCTGCCCAAGCTATGACCTATATATGTGACTTGAAGTTATTTTGGGTTGTCTTCAGTCTTCATCCACAGTGTGAGCCATCAGAAGGATGCGACAG CGATTGTGTTGCGTACTTGGATTGTACTTGGAATCTTATTCAATTAGTGGGGCACTCTACCTTCAAT gaCGAACAAAGAAGGCTCTCCTTTTATGCTGCAATGTTCCTTCCACTTAGGAAGACCATGTATAAAGATAGGAAAGCAAAAGAT GTTCCTGTCGTGAATTATATTTTCAGAGACTCCCTTAAACAAAGAGTCAGCGATGCTGAAACT GTTATTAATTTACACAATGCATTGGAGAAGTTTTTGTCTTTGCTTCCTCACTTTGTACCAAATGAGGATGTAAAACTCGCCGAAGTTGATTTGGGAAGAGAATATGTTGATGTGCCTCTTACATCGAAAGAATCAAAACTCCGAGTGTTAACAG GTCTAGATAAAGTGTGGGATGTAAAGCCATTACTTAATGGAAAGGAGATCATGGATGCTTTGCAGCTTAAATCTGGAGGACCACTTGTCAGTAAATGG CAAAGGAAGCTACTTGCATGGCAGCTTGCTCATCCTTTGGGGACTGCAGAGGAATGCCTCAAGTGGCTGAAGGAAACACACTCTTCAAGTACTAGATCTGCTGGAGATATGGAGGAACTGAATGGACCCAACAACAAGAAAAGTAAAACTGAAGATTGTGACTAA
- the LOC133710923 gene encoding tRNA nucleotidyltransferase cca2-like isoform X1, producing the protein MVQLQFHSFISQFCFWVSQVSPSMAFLFSHRALLLQKVLPFHPFPQGARLKATYSLGFPFRLPPKSYTTRQKGTLQGTRLSGSEGATMVMSTPTVHVRDTIELDETEEKIFERLLGTLDHYGLKTELRVAGGWVRDKLLGKECKDIDIALEDMMGSKFVEKVRDYLLSVGEEVQGIAIIPSNPDQSKHLETARMRILNVWVDFVNLRCEEYSDDSRIPTMQKYGTPEQDALRRDLTINSLFYNINTKSIEDWTNRGVEDLKCGKIASPLPPKDTFMEDPLRVLRAIRFGARFGFILDEQLKEAAACDEVKAALSAKISRERIGAEIDLMMSGNQPAQAMTYICDLKLFWVVFSLHPQCEPSEGCDSDCVAYLDCTWNLIQLVGHSTFNDEQRRLSFYAAMFLPLRKTMYKDRKAKDVPVVNYIFRDSLKQRVSDAETVINLHNALEKFLSLLPHFVPNEDVKLAEVDLGREYVDVPLTSKESKLRVLTGFLLREIKDFWRVALLMSTLLYPTNVLDKNLKPEDRRALFVEAERAINNLGLDKVWDVKPLLNGKEIMDALQLKSGGPLVSKWQRKLLAWQLAHPLGTAEECLKWLKETHSSSTRSAGDMEELNGPNNKKSKTEDCD; encoded by the exons ATGgttcaactccaatttcactctTTCATTTCTCAATTCTGCTTCTGGGTTTCTCAAGTTTCGCCGTCCATGGCCTTTTTGTTTTCACACAGGGCTCTGCTACTTCAGAAAGTGCTTCCCTTCCACCCATTTCCTCAG GGAGCAAGGTTGAAAGCTACATATTCTTTAGGATTTCCTTTTCGACTCCCTCCGAAATCGTATACAACAAGGCAGAAGGGGACTCTGCAAGGAACCCGATTATCGGGCTCAGAAGGAGCAACGATGGTGATGTCTACGCCAACCGTACATGTGAGAGATACCATTGAACTTGACGAAACTGAAGAGAAGATCTTCGAGAGGCTGCTTGGAACGCTCGACCATTATGGACTTAAGACTGAGCTTCGTGTCGCAGGTGGATGGGTCCGTGATAAG CTTCTGGGAAAAGAGTGCAAGGACATTGACATTGCTTTGGAAGATATGATGGGCAGCAAGTTTGTTGAGAAGGTGAGAGACTACTTGTTGTCTGTGGGGGAAGAGGTTCAAGGAATCGCTATCATTCCAAG TAATCCCGATCAATCAAAACATTTGGAAACGGCGAGGATGCGCATCTTAAATGTATGGGTTGATTTTGTGAACTTACGTTGTGAAGAGTACAGTGATGATAGCCGCATTCCCACTATG CAAAAGTATGGCACACCAGAACAGGATGCACTGAGAAGGGATCTAACTATTAACAG CTTATTTTACAATATCAATACCAAATCCATTGAAGATTGGACTAATAGAG gAGTTGAAGATCTAAAATGTGGGAAAATTGCTAGTCCTTTACCACCAAAGGATACATTTATGGAGGATCCGCTACGAGTTCTTCGAGCTATCCGTTTTG GTGCAAGGTTCGGATTCATACTCGATGAACAACTAAAGGAAGCTGCTGCCTGTGATGAAGTGAAAGCTGCTCTATCAGCTAAAATAAGCAGAGAGCGAATTGGAGCTGAA ATTGATCTGATGATGTCCGGAAACCAACCTGCCCAAGCTATGACCTATATATGTGACTTGAAGTTATTTTGGGTTGTCTTCAGTCTTCATCCACAGTGTGAGCCATCAGAAGGATGCGACAG CGATTGTGTTGCGTACTTGGATTGTACTTGGAATCTTATTCAATTAGTGGGGCACTCTACCTTCAAT gaCGAACAAAGAAGGCTCTCCTTTTATGCTGCAATGTTCCTTCCACTTAGGAAGACCATGTATAAAGATAGGAAAGCAAAAGAT GTTCCTGTCGTGAATTATATTTTCAGAGACTCCCTTAAACAAAGAGTCAGCGATGCTGAAACT GTTATTAATTTACACAATGCATTGGAGAAGTTTTTGTCTTTGCTTCCTCACTTTGTACCAAATGAGGATGTAAAACTCGCCGAAGTTGATTTGGGAAGAGAATATGTTGATGTGCCTCTTACATCGAAAGAATCAAAACTCCGAGTGTTAACAG GGTTTCTTTTACGAGAAATTAAAGATTTTTGGCGAGTTGCTTTGCTGATGTCTACACTTTTATATCCCACCAACGTCTTAGACAAGAATCTCAAACCAGAAGATCGCAGAGCATTGTTTGTAGAAGCTGAAAGGGCCATAAATAATCTAG GTCTAGATAAAGTGTGGGATGTAAAGCCATTACTTAATGGAAAGGAGATCATGGATGCTTTGCAGCTTAAATCTGGAGGACCACTTGTCAGTAAATGG CAAAGGAAGCTACTTGCATGGCAGCTTGCTCATCCTTTGGGGACTGCAGAGGAATGCCTCAAGTGGCTGAAGGAAACACACTCTTCAAGTACTAGATCTGCTGGAGATATGGAGGAACTGAATGGACCCAACAACAAGAAAAGTAAAACTGAAGATTGTGACTAA
- the LOC133710923 gene encoding tRNA nucleotidyltransferase cca2-like isoform X3 gives MVQLQFHSFISQFCFWVSQVSPSMAFLFSHRALLLQKVLPFHPFPQGARLKATYSLGFPFRLPPKSYTTRQKGTLQGTRLSGSEGATMVMSTPTVHVRDTIELDETEEKIFERLLGTLDHYGLKTELRVAGGWVRDKLLGKECKDIDIALEDMMGSKFVEKVRDYLLSVGEEVQGIAIIPSNPDQSKHLETARMRILNVWVDFVNLRCEEYSDDSRIPTMQKYGTPEQDALRRDLTINSLFYNINTKSIEDWTNRGVEDLKCGKIASPLPPKDTFMEDPLRVLRAIRFGARFGFILDEQLKEAAACDEVKAALSAKISRERIGAEVSSCLAYLSLIVVLQFTGNLSFQSLHPQCEPSEGCDSDCVAYLDCTWNLIQLVGHSTFNDEQRRLSFYAAMFLPLRKTMYKDRKAKDVPVVNYIFRDSLKQRVSDAETVINLHNALEKFLSLLPHFVPNEDVKLAEVDLGREYVDVPLTSKESKLRVLTGFLLREIKDFWRVALLMSTLLYPTNVLDKNLKPEDRRALFVEAERAINNLGLDKVWDVKPLLNGKEIMDALQLKSGGPLVSKWQRKLLAWQLAHPLGTAEECLKWLKETHSSSTRSAGDMEELNGPNNKKSKTEDCD, from the exons ATGgttcaactccaatttcactctTTCATTTCTCAATTCTGCTTCTGGGTTTCTCAAGTTTCGCCGTCCATGGCCTTTTTGTTTTCACACAGGGCTCTGCTACTTCAGAAAGTGCTTCCCTTCCACCCATTTCCTCAG GGAGCAAGGTTGAAAGCTACATATTCTTTAGGATTTCCTTTTCGACTCCCTCCGAAATCGTATACAACAAGGCAGAAGGGGACTCTGCAAGGAACCCGATTATCGGGCTCAGAAGGAGCAACGATGGTGATGTCTACGCCAACCGTACATGTGAGAGATACCATTGAACTTGACGAAACTGAAGAGAAGATCTTCGAGAGGCTGCTTGGAACGCTCGACCATTATGGACTTAAGACTGAGCTTCGTGTCGCAGGTGGATGGGTCCGTGATAAG CTTCTGGGAAAAGAGTGCAAGGACATTGACATTGCTTTGGAAGATATGATGGGCAGCAAGTTTGTTGAGAAGGTGAGAGACTACTTGTTGTCTGTGGGGGAAGAGGTTCAAGGAATCGCTATCATTCCAAG TAATCCCGATCAATCAAAACATTTGGAAACGGCGAGGATGCGCATCTTAAATGTATGGGTTGATTTTGTGAACTTACGTTGTGAAGAGTACAGTGATGATAGCCGCATTCCCACTATG CAAAAGTATGGCACACCAGAACAGGATGCACTGAGAAGGGATCTAACTATTAACAG CTTATTTTACAATATCAATACCAAATCCATTGAAGATTGGACTAATAGAG gAGTTGAAGATCTAAAATGTGGGAAAATTGCTAGTCCTTTACCACCAAAGGATACATTTATGGAGGATCCGCTACGAGTTCTTCGAGCTATCCGTTTTG GTGCAAGGTTCGGATTCATACTCGATGAACAACTAAAGGAAGCTGCTGCCTGTGATGAAGTGAAAGCTGCTCTATCAGCTAAAATAAGCAGAGAGCGAATTGGAGCTGAAGTAAGTTCCTGTCTAGCATACCTTTCACTGATAGTTGTTCTGCAGTTTACTGGGAATTTAAGCTTCCAGAG TCTTCATCCACAGTGTGAGCCATCAGAAGGATGCGACAG CGATTGTGTTGCGTACTTGGATTGTACTTGGAATCTTATTCAATTAGTGGGGCACTCTACCTTCAAT gaCGAACAAAGAAGGCTCTCCTTTTATGCTGCAATGTTCCTTCCACTTAGGAAGACCATGTATAAAGATAGGAAAGCAAAAGAT GTTCCTGTCGTGAATTATATTTTCAGAGACTCCCTTAAACAAAGAGTCAGCGATGCTGAAACT GTTATTAATTTACACAATGCATTGGAGAAGTTTTTGTCTTTGCTTCCTCACTTTGTACCAAATGAGGATGTAAAACTCGCCGAAGTTGATTTGGGAAGAGAATATGTTGATGTGCCTCTTACATCGAAAGAATCAAAACTCCGAGTGTTAACAG GGTTTCTTTTACGAGAAATTAAAGATTTTTGGCGAGTTGCTTTGCTGATGTCTACACTTTTATATCCCACCAACGTCTTAGACAAGAATCTCAAACCAGAAGATCGCAGAGCATTGTTTGTAGAAGCTGAAAGGGCCATAAATAATCTAG GTCTAGATAAAGTGTGGGATGTAAAGCCATTACTTAATGGAAAGGAGATCATGGATGCTTTGCAGCTTAAATCTGGAGGACCACTTGTCAGTAAATGG CAAAGGAAGCTACTTGCATGGCAGCTTGCTCATCCTTTGGGGACTGCAGAGGAATGCCTCAAGTGGCTGAAGGAAACACACTCTTCAAGTACTAGATCTGCTGGAGATATGGAGGAACTGAATGGACCCAACAACAAGAAAAGTAAAACTGAAGATTGTGACTAA
- the LOC133710923 gene encoding tRNA nucleotidyltransferase cca2-like isoform X5 → MVMSTPTVHVRDTIELDETEEKIFERLLGTLDHYGLKTELRVAGGWVRDKLLGKECKDIDIALEDMMGSKFVEKVRDYLLSVGEEVQGIAIIPSNPDQSKHLETARMRILNVWVDFVNLRCEEYSDDSRIPTMQKYGTPEQDALRRDLTINSLFYNINTKSIEDWTNRGVEDLKCGKIASPLPPKDTFMEDPLRVLRAIRFGARFGFILDEQLKEAAACDEVKAALSAKISRERIGAEIDLMMSGNQPAQAMTYICDLKLFWVVFSLHPQCEPSEGCDSDCVAYLDCTWNLIQLVGHSTFNDEQRRLSFYAAMFLPLRKTMYKDRKAKDVPVVNYIFRDSLKQRVSDAETVINLHNALEKFLSLLPHFVPNEDVKLAEVDLGREYVDVPLTSKESKLRVLTGFLLREIKDFWRVALLMSTLLYPTNVLDKNLKPEDRRALFVEAERAINNLGLDKVWDVKPLLNGKEIMDALQLKSGGPLVSKWQRKLLAWQLAHPLGTAEECLKWLKETHSSSTRSAGDMEELNGPNNKKSKTEDCD, encoded by the exons ATGGTGATGTCTACGCCAACCGTACATGTGAGAGATACCATTGAACTTGACGAAACTGAAGAGAAGATCTTCGAGAGGCTGCTTGGAACGCTCGACCATTATGGACTTAAGACTGAGCTTCGTGTCGCAGGTGGATGGGTCCGTGATAAG CTTCTGGGAAAAGAGTGCAAGGACATTGACATTGCTTTGGAAGATATGATGGGCAGCAAGTTTGTTGAGAAGGTGAGAGACTACTTGTTGTCTGTGGGGGAAGAGGTTCAAGGAATCGCTATCATTCCAAG TAATCCCGATCAATCAAAACATTTGGAAACGGCGAGGATGCGCATCTTAAATGTATGGGTTGATTTTGTGAACTTACGTTGTGAAGAGTACAGTGATGATAGCCGCATTCCCACTATG CAAAAGTATGGCACACCAGAACAGGATGCACTGAGAAGGGATCTAACTATTAACAG CTTATTTTACAATATCAATACCAAATCCATTGAAGATTGGACTAATAGAG gAGTTGAAGATCTAAAATGTGGGAAAATTGCTAGTCCTTTACCACCAAAGGATACATTTATGGAGGATCCGCTACGAGTTCTTCGAGCTATCCGTTTTG GTGCAAGGTTCGGATTCATACTCGATGAACAACTAAAGGAAGCTGCTGCCTGTGATGAAGTGAAAGCTGCTCTATCAGCTAAAATAAGCAGAGAGCGAATTGGAGCTGAA ATTGATCTGATGATGTCCGGAAACCAACCTGCCCAAGCTATGACCTATATATGTGACTTGAAGTTATTTTGGGTTGTCTTCAGTCTTCATCCACAGTGTGAGCCATCAGAAGGATGCGACAG CGATTGTGTTGCGTACTTGGATTGTACTTGGAATCTTATTCAATTAGTGGGGCACTCTACCTTCAAT gaCGAACAAAGAAGGCTCTCCTTTTATGCTGCAATGTTCCTTCCACTTAGGAAGACCATGTATAAAGATAGGAAAGCAAAAGAT GTTCCTGTCGTGAATTATATTTTCAGAGACTCCCTTAAACAAAGAGTCAGCGATGCTGAAACT GTTATTAATTTACACAATGCATTGGAGAAGTTTTTGTCTTTGCTTCCTCACTTTGTACCAAATGAGGATGTAAAACTCGCCGAAGTTGATTTGGGAAGAGAATATGTTGATGTGCCTCTTACATCGAAAGAATCAAAACTCCGAGTGTTAACAG GGTTTCTTTTACGAGAAATTAAAGATTTTTGGCGAGTTGCTTTGCTGATGTCTACACTTTTATATCCCACCAACGTCTTAGACAAGAATCTCAAACCAGAAGATCGCAGAGCATTGTTTGTAGAAGCTGAAAGGGCCATAAATAATCTAG GTCTAGATAAAGTGTGGGATGTAAAGCCATTACTTAATGGAAAGGAGATCATGGATGCTTTGCAGCTTAAATCTGGAGGACCACTTGTCAGTAAATGG CAAAGGAAGCTACTTGCATGGCAGCTTGCTCATCCTTTGGGGACTGCAGAGGAATGCCTCAAGTGGCTGAAGGAAACACACTCTTCAAGTACTAGATCTGCTGGAGATATGGAGGAACTGAATGGACCCAACAACAAGAAAAGTAAAACTGAAGATTGTGACTAA